The following proteins come from a genomic window of Sphaerisporangium rubeum:
- a CDS encoding ABC-F family ATP-binding cassette domain-containing protein: MNDISTAGASVSCSGLSFRWPDGTAVFDGLSLTIGRGRNGLVGSNGTGKSTLLRLIAGRLTPSAGSVTVSGSLAYLPQNVTLDTGMRVEEALGIAERRAALRAIEAGDVREEHFTVLGDDWDVEERALATLGGLGLDGVALDRTVGALSGGQTVLLRLAAALLERPDVLLLDEPTNDLDLFARRRLYDAVESWRSGVLVVVSHDRDLLERVDRIGELRGGAVSWYGGGWSAYEDAVAAQRETAERVLRTAEADVRRQKKELEDAQIKIARRQRQSRKADAQRRASRIVAGEKKRSAQESGDKLRLLHEDRLNEARERREEAAGAVRPDAEIRVDLPHTAVPTGRSVLSLDGLGLPYGRLREANLRVHGPERVALVGRNGAGKTTLLRVLAGELAPAAGEARVHVPLRFLPQRLDVLDDALSVAGNVARLAPGVTDNHIRSQLARFLFRGERAGQLAGTLSGGERFRAALAATMLAEPAPQLLLLDEPTNNLDVASVRRLTTALESYQGALVVASHDLAFLASAGMTRWLLLGEELTETTAEEVHELLAASASG; this comes from the coding sequence ATGAACGACATCAGTACGGCCGGGGCTTCGGTCAGTTGCTCGGGGCTGTCTTTCCGGTGGCCGGACGGGACGGCCGTGTTCGACGGGTTGTCCCTGACGATCGGACGGGGACGTAACGGGCTCGTGGGGAGCAACGGGACGGGGAAGTCCACGCTGTTGCGGCTGATCGCGGGACGGTTGACGCCGTCGGCGGGGTCGGTGACGGTGAGCGGGAGCCTCGCGTATCTGCCGCAGAACGTGACGCTGGACACGGGGATGCGGGTGGAGGAAGCCCTTGGGATCGCCGAGAGGCGTGCGGCGCTGCGGGCCATCGAGGCGGGGGACGTTCGTGAGGAGCACTTCACGGTTCTCGGGGACGACTGGGACGTGGAGGAGCGTGCGCTCGCGACGCTCGGCGGGCTGGGGCTGGACGGGGTGGCGCTGGACCGGACGGTCGGTGCGCTGTCGGGGGGACAGACGGTGCTGCTGCGGCTCGCGGCGGCGCTGCTGGAGCGGCCGGATGTGCTGTTGCTGGACGAGCCGACCAACGATCTCGATCTGTTCGCGCGGCGGCGGCTGTACGACGCGGTGGAGTCGTGGCGGTCCGGAGTCCTCGTGGTGGTGAGTCACGACCGGGATCTGCTGGAGCGGGTCGACCGGATCGGGGAGCTGCGTGGTGGCGCGGTGAGCTGGTACGGCGGGGGGTGGTCGGCGTACGAGGACGCGGTGGCGGCGCAGCGGGAGACGGCGGAGCGGGTGCTGCGTACGGCGGAGGCCGATGTGCGGCGGCAGAAGAAGGAGCTGGAGGACGCGCAGATCAAGATCGCGCGCAGGCAGCGGCAGAGCAGGAAGGCGGACGCGCAGCGGCGGGCCTCGCGCATCGTCGCCGGGGAGAAGAAGCGCTCGGCGCAGGAGTCGGGTGACAAGCTGCGGCTGCTGCACGAGGACCGGCTGAACGAGGCACGTGAGCGGCGCGAGGAGGCGGCCGGCGCCGTCAGGCCGGACGCCGAGATCCGGGTCGACCTGCCGCACACCGCCGTACCCACGGGACGTTCGGTGCTGAGCCTGGACGGGCTGGGCCTGCCGTACGGCCGGCTGCGGGAAGCGAACCTGCGGGTGCACGGGCCCGAGCGGGTCGCGCTGGTGGGCCGCAACGGGGCCGGGAAGACCACGTTGCTGCGGGTCCTCGCCGGGGAGCTGGCGCCGGCGGCCGGGGAGGCCCGGGTGCACGTGCCGCTGCGGTTCCTGCCGCAGCGGCTGGACGTGCTGGACGACGCGCTGAGCGTCGCGGGGAACGTCGCACGGCTCGCGCCGGGGGTGACGGACAACCACATCCGGTCCCAGCTCGCACGTTTCCTGTTCCGGGGTGAGCGCGCCGGTCAGCTCGCCGGCACCCTCTCCGGCGGTGAGCGGTTCCGCGCCGCGCTCGCCGCGACGATGCTGGCCGAGCCCGCTCCACAGTTGCTTCTGCTCGACGAGCCGACCAACAACCTCGACGTGGCGAGCGTCCGCCGCCTCACGACCGCGCTGGAGTCCTACCAAGGGGCCCTGGTGGTCGCCAGCCACGATCTGGCCTTCCTCGCGTCGGCGGGGATGACCCGTTGGCTCCTCCTCGGCGAGGAGCTGACCGAGACCACCGCCGAGGAGGTACACGAGCTGCTGGCGGCCTCAGCGAGCGGCTGA
- a CDS encoding DUF5753 domain-containing protein yields the protein MPHRHPPARTHRVHQSQPSPPARHRPEFPGPFRHRLRMARQETVTRTEDPLEFWTVLNEAAIRRCVGGPAVMREQLRRLADVAELPNVTVQILPYGVGAHAAMMGPFTIVTFNEDGADDVTYLEYAAGSLYLEKRDAVRNYTRAFDDLRASALDPRGSLDLIRRTADTFA from the coding sequence ATGCCCCACCGTCACCCCCCAGCACGCACTCACCGCGTCCACCAGTCGCAACCCTCTCCCCCCGCACGCCACCGTCCCGAGTTCCCCGGCCCATTCCGGCACCGCTTGCGCATGGCTCGTCAGGAGACCGTCACGCGAACCGAGGACCCACTTGAGTTCTGGACCGTACTCAATGAGGCGGCCATCAGACGGTGTGTCGGAGGACCGGCGGTCATGAGAGAACAGCTTCGACGGCTCGCCGATGTGGCCGAGCTTCCGAACGTCACGGTGCAGATCCTGCCCTACGGAGTAGGCGCGCACGCGGCGATGATGGGACCTTTCACCATAGTGACCTTCAACGAGGACGGTGCGGACGACGTCACCTATCTGGAGTACGCCGCCGGAAGTCTTTACCTTGAGAAGCGTGATGCTGTGCGCAACTACACCCGTGCCTTCGACGACTTGCGCGCGTCGGCACTGGATCCCCGTGGATCGTTGGACTTGATCAGGCGGACGGCGGATACCTTCGCCTAG
- a CDS encoding DUF397 domain-containing protein encodes MNWRKSSYSGGNGGSCVEVANLPDGGYAVRDSKRPGGPVLRFAAAEWTLFVQDLKTGP; translated from the coding sequence ATGAACTGGCGCAAGAGCAGCTACAGCGGGGGAAACGGCGGCAGTTGCGTCGAAGTCGCCAATCTGCCGGACGGCGGCTATGCCGTGCGTGACTCCAAGCGGCCCGGCGGCCCGGTGCTGCGGTTCGCGGCGGCCGAGTGGACGTTGTTCGTTCAGGATCTCAAGACCGGTCCCTGA
- a CDS encoding tetratricopeptide repeat protein, which yields MYFDAQDYQEAARILVPIVAEEPGNRAVVELLGRAYFHSAQLGRAEEAFRRLVEIDPCNGWAYQALARTLDRRNRGDEAEKYRRMARVMGAEEITAVNMAVHAAELV from the coding sequence ATGTACTTCGACGCGCAGGACTACCAGGAGGCGGCGCGGATCCTTGTGCCGATCGTGGCGGAGGAGCCGGGGAACAGGGCCGTCGTGGAGTTGCTGGGGAGGGCCTACTTCCACAGCGCGCAGCTCGGGAGGGCCGAGGAGGCGTTCCGGCGGCTGGTGGAGATCGATCCCTGTAACGGGTGGGCCTACCAGGCGCTGGCACGGACGCTGGACCGGCGGAACCGTGGGGACGAGGCGGAGAAGTACCGCAGGATGGCGCGGGTCATGGGGGCCGAGGAGATCACCGCGGTGAACATGGCGGTTCACGCGGCGGAGCTCGTTTAG
- a CDS encoding sensor histidine kinase has product MPWRNWSLRTQVAIIAGVLTALACVGASALVIHGVRGPAIADLRHKVADRTLVVGYGAEQGMLPPVLPIQPIPAVQVVDEQTGRILSSTPALVGRPRLSRLSPGLGHAMASAEECASATLQDGCALVVATRVPSPRGAVLVYGFDHSVPWYVTPWLLVVLLMGSLAVTGAAAYLARRFVEHLLRPVRAVRDKLAEVTADEPSWSSAATPSQEIGDLATSVNVTLDKLRQSVERQRRFASDASHDLRSPITAMRAQIEEGLLHPADTNWVKTGEALMTSLDRLQAIVTDLLLIARLDAGERIVRGYLDLSELVRTELNHRTRRRRVVLGLEPGVVVSGDRLQLARLLTNLLDNAERHATSTVTVLVRHRNGKAVLEVVDDGDGIPADQREVVFQRFTRLPAGRAKDQQGTGLGLAIAREIAHRHNGTLRLEDSPAGARFVLTVPLLTIHPPDGQPPH; this is encoded by the coding sequence ATGCCATGGCGCAACTGGTCCCTCCGGACGCAGGTTGCGATCATCGCCGGCGTCCTGACGGCACTGGCGTGTGTGGGGGCGAGCGCGCTCGTCATCCACGGCGTGCGCGGGCCCGCGATCGCCGACCTGCGGCACAAGGTCGCAGACAGGACGCTGGTCGTGGGGTACGGCGCCGAGCAGGGCATGCTGCCGCCTGTCCTGCCGATCCAGCCCATCCCGGCCGTCCAGGTGGTGGACGAGCAGACCGGCCGCATCCTCTCGTCCACTCCGGCCCTGGTGGGCCGGCCACGGCTGAGCCGCCTGTCCCCGGGGCTGGGGCACGCGATGGCGTCCGCCGAGGAGTGTGCCTCGGCCACTCTGCAGGACGGCTGCGCGCTCGTGGTCGCGACACGCGTCCCGAGCCCCCGAGGCGCGGTGCTCGTCTACGGATTCGACCACTCCGTGCCGTGGTACGTCACCCCATGGCTGCTCGTCGTGCTCCTCATGGGGTCTCTCGCCGTGACCGGCGCCGCGGCCTATCTGGCGCGGAGGTTCGTCGAGCACCTCCTGCGGCCGGTGCGTGCCGTCCGTGACAAGCTGGCCGAGGTCACCGCCGACGAGCCGTCCTGGAGCTCCGCCGCGACACCGAGCCAAGAGATCGGCGACCTCGCCACCAGCGTGAACGTCACCTTGGACAAGCTACGCCAGTCGGTGGAACGCCAGCGCCGCTTCGCCTCCGACGCCTCCCACGATCTGCGCAGTCCCATCACCGCCATGCGCGCGCAGATCGAGGAAGGCCTGCTGCACCCCGCCGACACCAACTGGGTGAAAACCGGCGAAGCCCTGATGACCAGTCTGGACCGCCTGCAGGCCATCGTCACCGACCTGCTCCTGATAGCCCGCCTGGACGCCGGCGAACGCATCGTCCGCGGCTACCTGGACCTCTCCGAACTGGTCCGCACCGAACTGAACCACCGCACCCGACGCCGCCGCGTGGTCCTCGGCCTGGAACCCGGCGTCGTCGTCAGCGGCGACCGCCTCCAGCTTGCCCGCCTCCTCACCAACCTCCTCGACAACGCCGAACGCCACGCCACCTCCACCGTGACCGTCCTCGTCCGCCACAGGAACGGCAAAGCCGTCCTCGAAGTCGTGGACGACGGCGACGGCATCCCCGCCGACCAACGCGAAGTCGTCTTCCAACGCTTCACCCGCCTCCCCGCCGGACGAGCCAAAGACCAGCAAGGCACCGGCCTCGGCCTCGCCATAGCCCGCGAAATAGCCCACCGCCACAACGGCACCCTCCGCCTGGAGGACAGCCCCGCCGGCGCACGCTTCGTCCTGACCGTCCCCCTCCTCACCATCCACCCCCCGGACGGCCAACCACCTCACTGA
- a CDS encoding M24 family metallopeptidase produces the protein MLARGTRVRPGVLLAVPAVMTAEVMAAVLARMAEAGLDAMVLRPSIDQRYVTGWQPEGFLVLVPGREPVLAAGPEEAAELLPAGAARVAVDGEMRARELFALRVQADLVLASAVLGPLRARKRPSEVAAVGRAAEAADRVLAVARELPWYGATEEGMARRLTGESGAPGVVAVTVAAGENTARSCHTSTSRVINPGDAVQIHVTARYGGYHAVASRGFVVAEPPEDFDALHAVLLTARDAALAAVRPGATAADVHTAAWTVLDDSGYGPYTATGTGHGIGLDPRETPRLAPGDGTPLEPGMTLVVAPGVHVPDLYGARVGDVVECTLSGVRPMNLAAPALHVLDP, from the coding sequence GTGCTCGCGCGAGGAACCCGCGTCCGGCCCGGTGTCCTGCTGGCTGTACCCGCCGTCATGACCGCCGAGGTCATGGCCGCCGTCCTCGCGCGCATGGCGGAGGCCGGTCTGGACGCCATGGTGCTGCGGCCGTCGATCGACCAGCGATACGTCACCGGATGGCAGCCGGAGGGGTTCCTCGTGCTGGTCCCCGGCCGTGAACCGGTGCTGGCGGCCGGCCCCGAGGAGGCGGCGGAGCTGCTGCCGGCCGGTGCGGCGCGGGTCGCGGTGGACGGCGAGATGCGGGCCCGTGAACTGTTCGCGCTGCGCGTGCAGGCCGACCTGGTGCTGGCGTCGGCGGTGCTCGGGCCGCTGCGCGCACGCAAACGGCCGTCCGAGGTCGCCGCCGTCGGCCGTGCCGCCGAGGCCGCGGACCGGGTGCTCGCCGTGGCGCGGGAACTGCCGTGGTACGGCGCCACCGAGGAAGGCATGGCGCGGCGGCTCACCGGGGAGTCCGGCGCTCCGGGGGTGGTCGCGGTGACGGTGGCCGCCGGGGAGAACACCGCGCGGTCCTGCCACACCTCGACGAGCCGGGTCATCAACCCCGGCGACGCCGTGCAGATCCACGTCACCGCCAGGTACGGCGGCTACCACGCCGTGGCGAGCCGCGGTTTCGTCGTCGCCGAGCCGCCTGAGGACTTCGACGCGCTGCACGCGGTGCTGCTCACCGCCAGGGACGCCGCGCTCGCGGCCGTACGGCCCGGTGCGACGGCCGCCGACGTGCACACCGCGGCGTGGACCGTGCTGGACGACAGCGGCTACGGCCCGTACACGGCCACCGGCACCGGTCACGGCATCGGGCTCGATCCGCGCGAGACGCCGCGGCTGGCGCCTGGGGACGGCACGCCGCTGGAGCCGGGGATGACCCTGGTCGTGGCGCCAGGTGTGCATGTGCCCGATCTGTACGGGGCACGGGTGGGGGACGTGGTGGAGTGCACGCTTTCGGGAGTGCGGCCGATGAACCTGGCCGCTCCGGCCCTGCATGTCCTTGATCCATAG
- a CDS encoding ABC transporter ATP-binding protein, with the protein MTSSTTAPLLEVRDLVVDHRAPGRPAVRAVAGASLGVAAGEVVGLVGESGCGKSTLARAVCGLTPATGGSVTFGGTPVSRLGLRRRDAALTGVQMVFQDPYASLNPRRRVGTQIADGLAVARDRTTTPEEMLERVGLPAAMAARYPHEFSGGQRQRVAIARALAARPSLLIGDEPISALDASAQATVATLMRTLAVESGAGLLFISHDLSVVRIIADRIAVMYLGKIVETGPTAEVWARPRHPYTEALLRAVPAADGLGRLPEELPGDVPDPADPPPGCRFHPRCPKAMDVCSREEPASGPVSCWLYPPS; encoded by the coding sequence GTGACCTCATCGACGACGGCGCCGCTGCTGGAGGTGCGCGACCTGGTCGTGGACCACCGCGCACCGGGACGACCCGCCGTACGCGCCGTGGCCGGGGCCAGCCTCGGTGTGGCGGCCGGCGAGGTCGTGGGGCTGGTCGGCGAGTCCGGGTGCGGCAAGTCGACGCTCGCGCGCGCCGTGTGCGGCCTCACCCCGGCGACCGGCGGCAGCGTCACGTTCGGCGGCACCCCGGTGAGCCGCCTCGGCCTGCGTCGCAGGGACGCCGCGCTGACCGGCGTGCAGATGGTGTTCCAGGACCCGTACGCCTCGCTCAACCCGCGGCGCCGGGTCGGGACGCAGATCGCCGACGGCCTCGCCGTGGCACGCGACCGGACCACGACCCCGGAGGAGATGCTGGAACGTGTGGGACTGCCGGCCGCGATGGCCGCGCGGTACCCGCACGAGTTCTCCGGCGGCCAGCGGCAGCGCGTCGCCATCGCGCGTGCGCTCGCGGCCCGGCCGTCCCTGCTGATCGGCGACGAGCCGATCTCGGCGCTCGACGCGTCCGCGCAGGCCACGGTGGCGACGCTGATGCGCACCCTCGCGGTCGAGTCAGGCGCCGGGCTGCTGTTCATCAGCCACGACCTGTCGGTGGTGCGCATCATCGCCGACCGGATCGCGGTGATGTACCTCGGCAAGATCGTGGAGACCGGTCCGACCGCCGAGGTGTGGGCCCGGCCGAGACACCCGTACACCGAGGCGCTGCTGCGGGCCGTCCCCGCGGCCGACGGCCTCGGCCGGCTCCCCGAGGAGCTCCCCGGCGACGTACCGGACCCGGCCGACCCGCCGCCTGGCTGCCGGTTCCACCCGCGCTGCCCCAAGGCGATGGACGTGTGCTCGCGCGAGGAACCCGCGTCCGGCCCGGTGTCCTGCTGGCTGTACCCGCCGTCATGA
- a CDS encoding ATP-binding cassette domain-containing protein, with protein MSTLSIEGLKVSIGGHGILRGVDLALAPGRVHGLAGESGSGKTMTGLATLGLLPHGARASGRIALGDRDLLGLPPRELNQVRGREIAMVFQDPATSLHPMLTAGRQITEHMRHHLRLGKAEAQARAVDLLAQVRIPSPATAAGRYPHQFSGGMRQRVAIAVALACGPKVLIADEPTTALDVTVQAGVLRLLRRLCDDLGLAVLLVTHDLGVMSAVADDVSVMRGGLVVETGPRSRVLREPEHPYTRALLDALPREAGTPSPEEGS; from the coding sequence GTGAGCACCCTGAGCATCGAGGGCCTGAAGGTGTCCATCGGGGGCCACGGCATCCTGCGCGGCGTGGACCTGGCCCTGGCCCCCGGCCGGGTGCACGGGCTGGCCGGTGAGAGCGGCTCAGGCAAGACCATGACGGGCCTCGCCACCTTGGGCCTGCTCCCCCACGGCGCTCGCGCGTCGGGACGGATCGCGCTCGGCGACCGTGACCTGCTCGGCCTGCCGCCGCGTGAGCTGAACCAGGTGCGCGGCCGGGAGATCGCCATGGTGTTCCAGGACCCGGCGACCAGCCTGCATCCCATGCTGACCGCCGGCCGGCAGATCACCGAGCACATGCGCCACCACCTGCGTCTCGGCAAGGCGGAGGCGCAGGCGCGCGCCGTCGACCTGCTGGCCCAGGTGCGCATCCCCTCCCCCGCGACGGCGGCGGGCCGGTACCCGCACCAGTTCTCCGGCGGCATGCGGCAACGCGTCGCCATCGCCGTCGCGCTGGCCTGCGGCCCCAAGGTGCTGATCGCCGACGAGCCGACCACCGCGCTCGACGTGACCGTGCAGGCCGGGGTGCTGCGGCTGCTGCGGCGGCTGTGCGACGACCTCGGGCTCGCGGTGCTGCTCGTCACGCACGACCTCGGCGTCATGTCTGCCGTGGCCGACGACGTGAGCGTCATGCGCGGCGGCCTGGTCGTGGAGACCGGGCCGCGTTCCCGCGTGCTGCGTGAACCCGAGCATCCCTACACCCGTGCCCTGCTCGACGCGCTGCCCCGTGAGGCAGGCACCCCGTCCCCGGAGGAGGGCTCGTGA
- a CDS encoding ABC transporter permease subunit, which yields MRLWGRLPDAWRRPLAVAGALAALAWLVVALAAPLIAPHDPLAQDLPRLASPGPGHWFGTDQLGRDILSRVMYGARVSIPLTLLLVVLSMLIGGVLGACAGYFGRWFGEVVMRLADLVFAFPTVILAMVVAAALGASLTNAVLAVLVVAWPAYARVTRGLVLGVREREFVLSGRLLGFSAWRSLRVDVLPNITGPVLVLATLDIGTALLLLSGLSFLGLGAKPPSPEWGAMVASGVEVFDSWWVATFPGLAILTVVLAFNFLGDTLRDALDPRTARAIKERAL from the coding sequence GTGAGGCTCTGGGGCCGCCTGCCTGACGCGTGGCGCCGTCCGCTGGCCGTCGCCGGGGCCCTCGCCGCGCTGGCGTGGCTGGTGGTGGCGCTCGCGGCGCCGCTGATCGCGCCGCACGACCCGCTGGCGCAGGACCTGCCGCGCCTCGCCTCCCCCGGCCCGGGCCACTGGTTCGGCACCGACCAGCTCGGCCGCGACATCCTGTCGCGGGTCATGTACGGGGCCAGGGTGTCGATCCCGCTGACGCTGCTGCTGGTGGTGCTGTCCATGCTGATCGGCGGCGTGCTCGGCGCGTGCGCCGGGTACTTCGGCCGGTGGTTCGGCGAGGTCGTGATGCGCCTCGCGGACCTGGTGTTCGCGTTCCCCACGGTGATCCTCGCCATGGTGGTGGCCGCCGCGCTCGGCGCGAGCCTCACCAACGCGGTCCTCGCCGTGCTGGTGGTGGCGTGGCCCGCGTACGCGAGGGTCACCCGTGGCCTGGTGCTCGGTGTGCGGGAACGTGAGTTCGTGCTGAGCGGCCGGCTGCTCGGGTTCTCGGCGTGGCGGTCGCTGCGGGTGGACGTCCTGCCGAACATCACCGGCCCTGTGCTGGTGCTCGCCACGCTGGACATCGGCACGGCGCTGCTGCTGCTGTCGGGCCTGTCGTTCCTCGGGCTCGGCGCCAAGCCGCCGTCCCCGGAGTGGGGGGCCATGGTGGCGTCCGGCGTCGAGGTGTTCGACAGCTGGTGGGTGGCGACGTTCCCCGGTCTCGCCATCCTCACGGTGGTGCTGGCCTTCAACTTCCTCGGCGACACGCTGCGGGACGCGCTGGACCCGCGGACCGCGCGCGCCATCAAGGAGCGTGCGCTGTGA
- a CDS encoding ABC transporter permease, which translates to MSPLSAPSDPSPGGTAAQRRTAGARHPLARFLLRRVAVALLLGLGITLVTFVLTNLVPGDPVTANLGQRALSDPAIVAQFRAEHGLDKPLPQQYLTYLGGLLRGDLGMSQQSHRPVLTDLAELVPSTIELAGAAITVSLVAGVAFGLVAALRRDRLPDHLLRLVALVGISVPTFWLALLAFYLFFFRLRIAPGSGRIAPDMSAPPQVTGLFTVDSALAGQWDVFASAVGHLMTPALVLAAYTIGLLMRFTRSAVLEVLGQDHVRAARAKGLPGRTVLTRYVLRSALVPIITVAGLAFGSLLSGTVLVESVFARPGIGQYAYKSATTLDLPAVMGVGLVVGAVYVLINLVVDVLYGVIDPRVRLS; encoded by the coding sequence ATGTCGCCGCTCTCGGCGCCAAGTGACCCGTCCCCCGGCGGTACGGCGGCGCAGCGCCGCACCGCCGGGGCACGGCATCCGCTGGCGCGGTTCCTGCTGCGCAGGGTCGCGGTGGCGCTGCTGCTCGGCCTCGGGATCACGCTGGTCACGTTCGTTCTGACCAACCTGGTCCCCGGCGACCCCGTGACGGCCAACCTCGGCCAGCGCGCGCTGTCGGACCCGGCGATCGTGGCGCAGTTCCGCGCCGAGCACGGCCTGGACAAGCCGCTGCCGCAGCAGTACCTCACCTACCTCGGCGGGCTGCTGCGCGGCGACCTCGGCATGAGTCAGCAGAGCCACCGTCCCGTGCTGACCGATCTCGCCGAGCTCGTGCCGTCCACCATCGAGCTGGCCGGCGCGGCGATCACGGTGTCGCTGGTCGCCGGGGTGGCGTTCGGCCTGGTGGCGGCGCTGCGCCGGGACCGGCTGCCGGATCACCTGCTGCGGCTGGTGGCGCTGGTCGGCATCTCGGTGCCGACGTTCTGGCTGGCGCTGCTGGCCTTCTACCTGTTCTTCTTCCGGCTGCGCATCGCGCCGGGAAGCGGCCGCATCGCACCGGACATGAGCGCGCCGCCGCAGGTCACCGGCCTGTTCACGGTGGACTCGGCGCTGGCGGGCCAGTGGGACGTGTTCGCGTCGGCCGTGGGTCACCTGATGACACCGGCGCTGGTGCTGGCGGCGTACACCATCGGGCTGCTCATGCGGTTCACCCGCTCGGCGGTTCTGGAGGTGCTCGGCCAGGACCATGTGCGCGCCGCGCGGGCCAAGGGCCTGCCGGGCCGCACGGTGCTGACGCGGTACGTGTTGCGGTCGGCGCTCGTGCCGATCATCACGGTCGCGGGCCTGGCGTTCGGCAGCCTGCTGTCCGGCACGGTGCTGGTGGAGTCGGTGTTCGCGCGGCCCGGCATCGGCCAGTACGCGTACAAGAGCGCCACCACGCTCGACCTGCCGGCCGTGATGGGGGTCGGCCTGGTGGTCGGCGCGGTGTACGTGCTGATCAACCTGGTGGTGGACGTGCTGTACGGCGTGATCGACCCGAGAGTGAGGCTGTCGTGA